A window of Reinekea marina contains these coding sequences:
- a CDS encoding HD domain-containing protein, giving the protein MEQIAELALELDKLKSVYRKSYISNTSRRENSAEHSWHLALTIMGFAKFLPNTVDINRIIRMALCHDICEIGAGDVSAYFVTDAQYEKELQYMSEFESHFPGIGTDAKALWQEYEDGQTEESRWLKVFDKLLPFILNIQSRGLTWQEQGVTKNMVLKHNEFIADLAPDIHKWMLAQIDKAVEAGWLG; this is encoded by the coding sequence GTGGAACAAATTGCAGAACTGGCATTAGAGCTAGATAAACTAAAATCGGTTTATCGAAAATCTTATATTTCGAATACCTCTAGAAGGGAAAATTCAGCTGAGCATAGCTGGCACTTAGCGCTCACTATTATGGGCTTCGCTAAGTTTCTGCCTAATACGGTGGATATAAATAGAATTATCCGTATGGCGTTGTGCCATGATATTTGTGAAATTGGGGCAGGCGATGTAAGCGCCTACTTTGTGACCGATGCTCAGTATGAGAAAGAGCTGCAGTATATGTCGGAGTTTGAATCTCACTTTCCGGGCATAGGCACAGATGCAAAAGCTTTATGGCAAGAGTATGAAGATGGGCAAACCGAAGAGAGTCGTTGGCTTAAAGTATTCGATAAACTACTTCCATTTATTCTGAATATTCAAAGTCGCGGACTAACCTGGCAAGAGCAAGGTGTGACGAAAAACATGGTACTCAAACACAATGAATTTATCGCTGATTTAGCACCAGATATTCATAAGTGGATGTTGGCACAAATTGACAAGGCTGTTGAAGCCGGTTGGTTAGGGTAA
- a CDS encoding BatD family protein yields MVRIIFFIIATFTLAAVVSADVTVTADRLDIYEDESFLLTVSVSPSANLNRADVNALESIFTIVSRGQSTQSTSVNGQRTSVTEYQFRLAPKEKGLLGIPVFTVNGEQSDTFFINVKDAKTRSNTLEDDAIIYDVSVSDTSPYIDQTLYLTIEVAYRVALNGQFTKLSFPNFETGEQQEQQRVETREGKSYNVYTLTIPLTPRSAGAFSLPEIEFNGQYQVSSTRPAKRISLSAKPEKITVKPIPSTYPAGAYWLPVSSLTISDNLDNDITLEADEHLNWSITQNVTGISANLLPDPLTSIKQQPNIQLYRDNPIFKDADNNSGFRKDIAALSFKNQTKDNITLPEVRVPWWNINSDQLEYATLPSRTIILEPNQPTFSQGSTNQSILANSNNSTIGNVNTLWIWLSVITSKLLLMSIALNIWLLKRDSPKPSTESTKTRYPSIQNVEEAYSELLKLLRHHNATAEDLKRRLTPKARNSLQNMELNYFGSTNQSNCSLVEAKAVLAEAVRHITSDPQGKENLISVHPS; encoded by the coding sequence ATGGTTAGAATAATATTTTTTATAATTGCGACTTTCACGCTGGCTGCCGTTGTTAGTGCTGATGTCACTGTTACAGCTGATCGCTTAGACATATATGAAGATGAAAGTTTTTTACTTACGGTCAGCGTATCGCCATCAGCAAATTTAAACCGTGCCGATGTTAATGCACTAGAAAGCATTTTTACTATTGTCTCTAGAGGTCAATCCACTCAATCCACTTCTGTAAATGGACAGCGAACTTCGGTTACCGAATACCAATTTCGTTTAGCTCCCAAAGAAAAGGGGCTATTAGGCATACCTGTATTTACAGTCAATGGCGAACAAAGCGACACATTTTTTATCAATGTCAAAGACGCAAAAACTCGCTCAAACACACTTGAAGACGACGCCATTATTTATGATGTTTCAGTCAGCGATACATCCCCCTATATAGATCAAACACTCTATTTAACTATAGAAGTGGCCTATCGCGTAGCATTAAACGGTCAGTTTACTAAGCTTAGTTTTCCAAATTTTGAGACCGGGGAGCAGCAAGAACAACAACGCGTTGAAACCCGTGAAGGGAAAAGCTATAACGTTTATACTTTAACTATTCCGCTCACTCCTAGAAGCGCAGGGGCGTTTAGTTTGCCCGAAATTGAATTTAATGGTCAGTACCAAGTATCCAGTACTCGACCCGCAAAAAGGATTTCGCTGTCCGCCAAACCTGAAAAAATCACTGTTAAGCCTATACCCTCAACTTACCCTGCTGGAGCCTACTGGTTACCAGTTTCAAGCCTAACCATATCAGATAATTTAGACAACGATATTACTCTGGAAGCCGACGAACACTTAAACTGGAGTATCACTCAAAATGTCACTGGAATCAGCGCTAATCTATTGCCAGACCCACTGACTTCAATCAAGCAACAGCCTAATATTCAACTGTATCGAGATAACCCTATATTTAAAGATGCTGACAATAATTCTGGGTTTAGAAAAGACATAGCAGCCTTGTCATTTAAAAATCAAACAAAAGACAACATTACTTTACCTGAAGTGCGCGTTCCTTGGTGGAATATCAATTCCGACCAACTAGAGTATGCGACACTGCCTTCACGAACTATCATTCTAGAACCTAACCAACCTACATTCTCGCAGGGGTCTACTAATCAAAGCATTTTAGCGAATAGCAATAATTCGACTATTGGCAATGTAAATACCTTATGGATTTGGTTATCGGTTATAACAAGTAAATTGTTACTGATGAGTATAGCCCTTAACATTTGGTTATTAAAACGAGATTCGCCCAAGCCAAGTACAGAATCAACAAAAACTCGATACCCATCGATACAGAATGTAGAAGAAGCTTATTCCGAACTATTAAAATTGTTGCGCCACCACAACGCTACGGCAGAAGATTTAAAAAGGCGTTTAACCCCTAAGGCAAGAAATTCGCTTCAGAATATGGAGCTCAATTATTTTGGATCAACAAACCAGAGTAACTGCTCACTTGTAGAGGCTAAAGCAGTACTAGCTGAAGCGGTACGACATATAACTTCTGATCCTCAAGGAAAAGAAAATCTGATTTCAGTCCACCCATCTTAA
- a CDS encoding M64 family metallopeptidase, which yields MYISTKVLKPFLIAFIFSVTGCSDPKNWQLNEHSNNQTTPSDETTENQQNQDDVSVESFLQQRPMKSVMLSTEYSLVEDFTEIESEDSPLTLELLEQVSVKQHMNSKLAITALGGIEPKYRESTSSVYYNVSLDFKLTHLFCPEYKLGITYRRGDWWGNRYYKLMRAEDNFIIEPEQDATDIDSAATIWYSISRLDGPSETIKFVGSKIELFKVEVVAKCDLLDSDNDGLVDARELVLGTDINNQDSDNDGLLDGEESNWGLNPLSSVDGANQDADLDGMSNAEEIARGIGPQGYAPTASDVTISSVPEIGQALQVSYYYNDRDFSPESTSQITWLVNGVEYNQDRYTPTSADLGQLIQVCVTPLAEVGLPRVGVKVCTDEYPIQESPESWSGLGPVTLSGRHDGKGVDLVVLGDGFSAEEMDKFKQTALNFKKTFLGFNEIALHDSAWNIHAVGVISNESGLTDHSVDPIVEKDTYFESCKGCGSLTRIVAANGTIAKNVAAQNFPQYDAIIVLVNSTRYGGVGGGVATSTATPTSAGVSIHEIAHSFGQLADEYGGTSKPRTTEPVNANVTINNDPDTVKWKHWINATRHLSESAGKVGLFEGGNYRKEGVWRPTLNSQMNGGGSQPFHSVNAEAWALRVYSTAGAISSIRPNNSTPYYHDKNTLATYAISSVFTESTQRIDWYLDGVLINSGSKRTFQIPTKKVGSYEVLAVITDVSGGILKDTEKVANTEIQWLAEAQ from the coding sequence ATGTATATATCAACCAAGGTTCTCAAGCCTTTCTTGATTGCTTTTATATTCTCAGTAACAGGCTGTAGCGACCCAAAAAACTGGCAACTTAACGAACACAGCAATAATCAAACTACTCCGTCTGATGAGACGACTGAAAACCAACAAAATCAGGATGATGTTTCAGTTGAGTCATTTTTACAACAGCGGCCAATGAAATCTGTAATGCTATCTACTGAATATAGTTTAGTTGAAGATTTTACTGAAATTGAGTCTGAAGATTCGCCTTTGACGCTCGAGTTGCTAGAACAAGTTTCTGTAAAACAACACATGAACAGTAAGTTAGCAATAACGGCTTTAGGAGGTATTGAACCCAAGTATCGTGAGAGTACTTCCTCTGTTTACTACAATGTAAGCCTTGATTTCAAACTAACCCATTTATTTTGTCCAGAATACAAACTCGGTATCACTTATCGTCGAGGAGATTGGTGGGGCAATAGATACTATAAATTAATGAGAGCGGAAGATAATTTCATAATCGAACCTGAGCAGGATGCAACGGACATCGATTCCGCTGCGACGATTTGGTATAGCATTTCAAGGTTAGATGGACCGTCTGAAACGATAAAGTTTGTTGGTAGTAAAATAGAGCTATTTAAAGTAGAGGTGGTGGCAAAGTGTGATTTATTGGATTCTGATAACGACGGATTAGTGGATGCACGTGAGTTAGTGTTGGGCACTGATATAAACAATCAGGATTCCGACAATGATGGTTTGCTCGATGGAGAGGAAAGTAACTGGGGGCTTAACCCGCTCTCCTCTGTCGATGGTGCTAATCAAGATGCTGATTTAGATGGTATGAGCAACGCTGAAGAAATCGCAAGGGGTATTGGACCGCAAGGTTATGCGCCTACTGCTAGCGACGTAACAATCTCATCAGTTCCTGAAATAGGGCAAGCATTGCAAGTCTCATACTATTATAACGATCGTGATTTTTCTCCAGAATCCACTAGTCAAATAACTTGGTTAGTGAATGGTGTTGAATATAATCAAGACAGATATACACCAACTTCTGCAGATTTAGGGCAATTAATTCAAGTCTGCGTTACACCACTTGCTGAAGTAGGGCTGCCAAGAGTAGGTGTCAAAGTATGTACCGATGAATACCCAATCCAAGAATCACCAGAGAGTTGGAGCGGACTAGGACCGGTAACTCTTTCGGGGCGGCACGATGGTAAAGGTGTTGACTTAGTTGTACTCGGCGATGGTTTTAGTGCAGAGGAAATGGACAAGTTTAAGCAAACTGCGCTTAACTTTAAAAAAACATTCTTAGGCTTTAACGAAATCGCGCTGCACGATTCCGCTTGGAATATTCATGCCGTAGGGGTAATTTCTAACGAATCAGGTCTAACAGACCATAGTGTTGACCCTATTGTAGAAAAGGATACCTACTTTGAATCTTGCAAGGGCTGCGGAAGCTTAACTCGTATAGTCGCTGCCAATGGCACCATTGCTAAAAATGTCGCGGCACAGAACTTTCCGCAATACGATGCAATTATAGTTTTAGTAAATAGCACACGGTACGGTGGGGTCGGGGGCGGCGTGGCAACATCGACGGCAACCCCTACGAGTGCTGGCGTAAGCATTCATGAAATAGCACACTCCTTTGGACAATTAGCGGATGAATACGGTGGGACTTCTAAACCAAGAACAACGGAGCCTGTCAATGCAAACGTCACCATTAATAACGATCCAGATACAGTGAAGTGGAAACATTGGATTAACGCAACTCGTCATCTAAGTGAATCGGCAGGTAAAGTAGGTTTATTTGAAGGCGGTAACTATAGAAAAGAAGGTGTATGGCGGCCGACATTGAACTCACAAATGAATGGAGGCGGTAGTCAACCCTTTCATTCTGTAAACGCAGAAGCCTGGGCGCTTAGAGTCTATAGCACAGCGGGTGCGATTAGTTCTATTCGACCCAACAACAGTACTCCCTATTATCATGATAAAAATACGTTAGCTACTTACGCCATATCTTCGGTGTTCACGGAAAGTACTCAACGAATAGACTGGTATTTAGATGGTGTATTAATAAATAGTGGCTCTAAACGAACGTTTCAAATACCAACCAAAAAAGTAGGATCTTATGAAGTACTGGCTGTGATTACCGATGTTTCTGGTGGTATTTTGAAAGATACTGAAAAGGTAGCGAACACAGAAATTCAATGGCTTGCAGAGGCTCAGTAG
- the rlmB gene encoding 23S rRNA (guanosine(2251)-2'-O)-methyltransferase RlmB encodes MVVLIYKFSSELESVMSQSMWVFGLHAAHSALEQNPDRIKEVVLLKGRQDARVGKILDACKEQGVKFRLASKEDFDRIIQKNELREARHQGVLVQTLAAPVLKENDLEAMLDNLEEDALLLILDGVTDPHNIGACLRTCDAAGAHGLIVPKDKSATLTPTAVNIASGAADTVPFFAVTNLARTIEQLKARGIWVYGTAGEATGSIYQTKLTGPVALVMGAEGKGMRRLTRDLCDGLVNLPMAGTVSSLNVSVAAGVSLFEIGRQRRLA; translated from the coding sequence ATGGTTGTACTCATTTATAAGTTTAGCAGTGAATTGGAGTCTGTCATGTCTCAATCTATGTGGGTGTTTGGATTACACGCCGCACACAGCGCGTTAGAGCAAAACCCTGATCGAATTAAAGAGGTTGTTTTACTCAAGGGTCGGCAAGACGCTCGAGTCGGAAAAATATTAGACGCCTGCAAAGAGCAGGGTGTAAAGTTCAGGTTAGCCAGCAAAGAAGACTTTGACCGAATTATTCAAAAAAATGAACTTAGAGAAGCTCGGCATCAAGGTGTATTAGTACAAACATTAGCGGCACCGGTTTTAAAAGAAAACGATCTTGAAGCCATGCTCGATAACCTAGAAGAAGATGCATTATTGCTTATTCTCGATGGTGTAACCGACCCACATAACATTGGCGCTTGTTTGCGAACCTGTGATGCCGCGGGCGCACATGGACTTATCGTTCCTAAAGATAAATCAGCCACTTTAACGCCCACCGCAGTAAATATTGCCAGTGGCGCCGCAGACACGGTCCCATTCTTCGCAGTAACCAATTTAGCTCGCACCATCGAGCAGCTAAAAGCACGAGGTATATGGGTTTATGGTACGGCTGGCGAAGCAACAGGATCAATCTATCAAACTAAGCTTACAGGTCCAGTTGCCTTGGTAATGGGCGCTGAAGGTAAAGGTATGCGACGGTTAACCCGAGACTTGTGTGATGGTTTAGTCAATCTCCCTATGGCGGGCACTGTCAGCAGCTTAAATGTTTCAGTTGCCGCCGGAGTTTCCTTATTTGAAATCGGACGACAGCGCCGATTGGCTTAG
- the rnr gene encoding ribonuclease R has product MKKPQPSADPHLKREAEKYQNPIPSREFITTHLEKRNGPASHAELCEELKLTTDDDIEALRRRLIAMVRDGQLLCSRRGAFGLIDKMDLVRGKVIGHADGFGFLKPDSGGDDLVLNHRQMRCCFDGDIVLARKGRKDHRGRTEGTITEVLERNTQELVGRFHWEGGFGVVRPENRRISQDILIPQKDSIEANDGDIVVVDIIEQPQFRKQPIGRVSKVLGEHMAPGMEIDIAMQTYDIPHEWSYEVEEQIVDFTDQVEEKDKAGRVDLRQKAFVTIDGEDARDFDDAVYAEDAGKGKAYLYVAIADVSHYVGVHTPLDHEARSRGTSVYFPERVIPMLPEVLSNGLCSLMPKTDRLSLVCKMLVNGQGVVENFQFMEGVIHSHARLTYTQVSEVIEDKEGAVRTEFERAHGSSVLNNIDAIYALYQKFKLARADRGSIEFETKEPRIIFNDDRKIDRIVATERNEAHKLIEECMLAANVSAATFLETLEIPCLYRVHDTPSFERLENLRQYMGEQGLEVGGGLKPHAKDYQRLLEQIKSRDDFLLLQTVMLRSMAQAVYQPDNLGHFGLAFEKYAHFTSPIRRYPDLLVHRAIRSVIRSERKTDLVQRVSGVKNIPAKHIYPYDVKDMFELGEHCSMTERRADEATWDVIAWLKCEYMSDHIGDEFEGAISSVANFGLFVQLDDVFVDGLVHISSLRSDYYQYQAATHRLVGERTRTVYALGDRIKIRVARVDLDDRKIDFELADAEAHTSNRKNRSKQSKPGAKAGKSSAGKKSSTNKPKVNSAKSKKPKKPKVKKAGKKKR; this is encoded by the coding sequence GTGAAAAAACCACAACCTAGTGCTGACCCTCATCTAAAAAGGGAAGCAGAGAAGTATCAAAATCCCATTCCTAGTCGTGAGTTCATTACCACGCACCTTGAAAAACGTAATGGTCCAGCCTCACATGCCGAATTATGTGAAGAACTAAAGCTTACAACAGACGATGATATAGAAGCGCTTCGCCGCCGTTTAATAGCGATGGTTCGCGATGGACAATTATTATGTTCACGTCGTGGTGCGTTTGGGCTCATCGATAAAATGGATTTAGTGCGTGGCAAGGTGATTGGCCATGCTGATGGGTTTGGTTTTTTGAAGCCCGATTCTGGCGGTGATGACCTTGTCTTGAATCATCGGCAAATGCGTTGCTGCTTTGATGGGGATATCGTTTTAGCTCGAAAAGGCCGAAAAGACCATCGCGGTCGTACCGAAGGCACAATTACAGAAGTGCTAGAGCGGAACACTCAAGAGCTTGTAGGGCGTTTTCACTGGGAAGGCGGTTTTGGCGTAGTTCGTCCAGAGAATCGGCGAATTTCTCAAGATATTCTCATACCTCAAAAAGATTCTATAGAAGCCAACGACGGTGATATTGTCGTTGTTGACATAATTGAACAGCCTCAGTTTCGTAAGCAACCGATAGGGCGAGTATCAAAAGTGTTGGGCGAGCATATGGCGCCAGGCATGGAAATAGATATCGCAATGCAAACCTATGACATTCCACACGAATGGTCATATGAAGTCGAAGAGCAAATAGTAGATTTTACGGATCAAGTAGAAGAAAAGGACAAAGCAGGACGAGTAGACTTACGACAAAAAGCCTTTGTCACTATTGATGGCGAAGACGCTCGAGATTTTGATGATGCCGTCTATGCCGAAGATGCCGGCAAAGGAAAAGCCTACCTTTATGTTGCTATTGCCGATGTCTCCCACTATGTCGGCGTTCATACACCTCTAGACCATGAAGCACGCAGTCGAGGTACTTCGGTTTATTTCCCAGAGCGTGTTATTCCAATGTTACCCGAGGTTTTGTCTAATGGGCTTTGTTCGTTGATGCCCAAAACCGATCGACTATCACTAGTCTGCAAAATGCTTGTGAATGGGCAAGGCGTGGTTGAAAACTTCCAGTTCATGGAAGGTGTTATACATTCGCATGCTCGTTTAACTTATACGCAGGTGAGTGAGGTTATTGAAGACAAAGAGGGCGCTGTACGGACTGAATTTGAGCGAGCGCACGGTTCCTCGGTTTTAAATAATATTGATGCTATCTATGCTTTGTATCAAAAGTTTAAATTGGCACGTGCCGATCGTGGCAGCATTGAGTTTGAGACCAAAGAGCCTCGAATTATCTTTAATGATGATCGCAAAATTGATCGCATTGTTGCGACTGAGCGAAATGAAGCGCACAAACTTATTGAAGAGTGTATGTTGGCGGCGAATGTATCGGCCGCGACCTTTTTAGAAACTCTAGAAATTCCTTGTTTGTATCGAGTACATGATACGCCGAGTTTTGAGCGCTTGGAAAACTTGCGCCAATACATGGGAGAACAAGGGCTAGAAGTGGGCGGTGGTTTAAAGCCTCATGCAAAAGATTACCAACGTCTACTGGAACAAATAAAAAGTCGAGACGATTTCTTATTGTTGCAAACGGTTATGCTGCGGTCTATGGCTCAGGCTGTATACCAGCCCGATAACCTTGGCCATTTCGGCCTGGCGTTTGAAAAATACGCCCACTTTACTTCTCCTATCCGTCGTTATCCTGATTTACTCGTGCACCGTGCCATTCGCTCTGTAATTCGAAGCGAAAGAAAAACAGACCTCGTGCAACGAGTCTCTGGCGTTAAAAATATTCCCGCCAAACATATTTATCCTTACGATGTTAAAGATATGTTTGAGTTGGGCGAACATTGCTCGATGACTGAGCGCCGCGCAGACGAGGCCACGTGGGATGTTATAGCTTGGCTCAAATGTGAATACATGAGTGATCACATAGGAGACGAATTTGAAGGTGCCATTTCTTCTGTAGCAAACTTCGGGCTCTTTGTTCAATTAGACGATGTATTTGTGGATGGCTTAGTTCATATTTCCAGCTTACGCAGTGATTACTATCAATACCAAGCTGCAACTCATCGCTTAGTCGGGGAGCGCACGCGAACCGTATACGCTTTAGGCGACCGAATAAAGATTAGAGTTGCTCGAGTAGATTTAGATGACCGTAAAATAGATTTTGAACTTGCCGATGCCGAAGCTCATACCAGTAATCGGAAAAACAGAAGCAAACAATCAAAGCCTGGCGCTAAAGCTGGAAAATCCAGTGCAGGAAAAAAATCATCTACCAACAAACCAAAAGTGAATTCGGCAAAAAGCAAAAAGCCGAAAAAGCCAAAAGTTAAAAAGGCGGGTAAAAAGAAGCGCTAA
- a CDS encoding LysR family transcriptional regulator: MINSKKLLHFIEVAHSKSFNEAALSLHISQPALSRSIQSLEHELGLILFDRCRRALELTSHGVHLLKYAQTVQQNIENFEIATGRLSNLQAGYLRVGTGPLPADHVGAVACAKFLKDFPHIELTLSVDDPEKLIEKLSIGDLDVLITDPMAISGDHDLVKEPLTKFPAIAIARKGHPLENKEKLDAKDLINYPLGSISKVATQVFMQRLGLTSNNVAKYFNYHCNSAQLLITTIKNSDLIGVLLSSNVQEELNRGELCILDVPQINHQLHSDYSVITYRPRLNSLAADAFIKICKQL; encoded by the coding sequence TTGATCAACTCTAAAAAACTACTGCACTTTATTGAAGTTGCACATTCGAAAAGCTTTAATGAGGCTGCGCTAAGCCTTCACATATCACAACCCGCTTTATCGCGCAGCATTCAAAGCCTAGAACATGAATTAGGGTTAATTTTGTTTGATCGATGCCGTCGAGCATTAGAATTAACCAGTCATGGAGTGCATTTACTTAAATATGCTCAAACCGTTCAACAAAATATAGAGAATTTTGAAATAGCTACAGGGCGCTTATCTAACTTACAAGCGGGCTACTTACGTGTAGGTACAGGACCATTACCAGCAGACCATGTTGGTGCGGTGGCCTGTGCAAAATTTTTAAAAGATTTCCCTCATATTGAATTAACCCTAAGTGTCGATGACCCAGAAAAGCTGATCGAAAAACTCTCTATTGGCGATTTAGATGTTCTGATTACTGATCCTATGGCCATTAGTGGCGATCACGACCTAGTCAAAGAACCGTTAACTAAATTTCCAGCTATTGCGATTGCAAGAAAAGGTCATCCGCTCGAAAACAAAGAAAAATTGGATGCAAAGGATTTAATCAATTACCCACTGGGTAGTATTAGTAAAGTGGCCACCCAAGTGTTCATGCAGAGGCTAGGATTAACATCCAATAATGTAGCCAAGTACTTCAATTATCACTGCAATAGCGCTCAATTGCTGATCACTACCATCAAGAATAGTGATTTAATTGGTGTTTTATTAAGTAGTAATGTCCAGGAAGAGTTGAATAGAGGTGAGCTGTGTATTTTGGATGTTCCTCAAATAAACCATCAACTTCACAGTGATTACTCCGTAATCACCTATCGACCAAGGCTGAATTCATTAGCCGCCGATGCATTTATAAAGATTTGCAAGCAATTATAA
- a CDS encoding adenylosuccinate synthase: MGKNVVVLGTQWGDEGKGKIVDLLTENADAVVRFQGGHNAGHTLVIDGVKTALHLIPSGVLRDGVKCIIGNGVVLSITALLKEMAMLEAKGVPVRERLRVSNGCPLILPIHVALDQAREAKRGENKIGTTGRGIGPAYEDKVSRRGVRLGDVFSPGFKEKVTEVLEYHNFILENYYNAPTVDVDACIAEVIAEAESIKDITVNSVAEVHAIREASGNIMFEGAQGSLLDIDHGTYPFVTSSNTTAGGVATGSGVGPLYLDQIMGITKAYTTRVGAGPFPTELFDDTGAYLAEKGGEVGTTTGRARRCGWFDAVLVKHSIRINSINAICLTKLDVLDGLDVVKVCVGYEDAEGNKVEWPESAEAFESVKPVYEELPGWKDTTFGAKSLADLPENARAYIEYIEKAIGARIDIVSTGPDRVETIVLKHSFEM; encoded by the coding sequence ATGGGTAAAAACGTCGTTGTATTGGGCACCCAATGGGGTGATGAAGGTAAAGGCAAAATTGTTGATCTACTCACTGAAAACGCTGATGCCGTCGTGCGCTTTCAAGGTGGCCACAATGCCGGCCACACTCTTGTAATTGATGGAGTGAAAACCGCTCTGCACTTGATTCCTTCAGGTGTCTTACGAGATGGAGTTAAATGCATCATTGGTAATGGCGTTGTACTATCCATTACGGCTCTGCTTAAAGAAATGGCTATGTTAGAAGCGAAAGGCGTTCCTGTTCGTGAACGTTTAAGAGTATCTAATGGTTGCCCGCTAATTTTACCTATCCACGTGGCTTTAGACCAAGCGCGTGAAGCCAAGCGTGGCGAAAATAAAATCGGCACAACCGGTCGAGGTATTGGTCCTGCGTACGAAGATAAAGTAAGCCGTCGTGGCGTTCGGTTAGGCGATGTTTTCTCACCTGGCTTTAAAGAAAAAGTCACCGAAGTACTGGAATACCACAATTTCATCCTTGAAAACTACTACAATGCGCCTACGGTAGACGTTGACGCATGCATAGCCGAAGTGATCGCCGAAGCAGAATCCATTAAAGACATAACCGTGAATTCGGTGGCCGAAGTTCACGCGATTCGTGAAGCATCTGGCAATATTATGTTTGAGGGCGCACAAGGCTCTCTACTAGATATCGATCACGGTACCTACCCATTTGTAACCTCTTCTAATACCACCGCTGGTGGAGTTGCGACAGGTTCTGGTGTGGGCCCGTTGTATTTAGATCAAATTATGGGAATTACCAAGGCGTACACGACTCGTGTGGGTGCGGGACCATTCCCTACAGAATTGTTCGATGACACTGGCGCCTATTTAGCCGAAAAGGGTGGCGAAGTTGGCACAACAACCGGTCGAGCACGTCGATGTGGTTGGTTTGATGCCGTACTAGTTAAGCACAGCATCCGTATCAACTCTATCAATGCAATCTGTTTAACCAAACTGGACGTTTTAGATGGCTTAGACGTAGTTAAGGTTTGTGTTGGCTACGAAGATGCAGAAGGGAACAAGGTTGAATGGCCTGAATCCGCGGAAGCTTTCGAAAGCGTGAAGCCTGTTTACGAAGAGTTGCCTGGCTGGAAAGACACGACGTTTGGTGCTAAATCTCTGGCAGATCTACCTGAAAATGCGCGTGCTTATATCGAGTACATTGAAAAAGCAATCGGTGCTCGCATCGATATCGTTTCAACCGGTCCAGATCGCGTTGAAACCATTGTCCTAAAGCACTCCTTCGAAATGTAA